Proteins from one Ignavibacteria bacterium genomic window:
- a CDS encoding DUF433 domain-containing protein has translation MESLKRITFDSKIMAGKACIRGMRIPVSLIVNLVANGMSNVEILKEYPDLEL, from the coding sequence ATGGAGTCTTTAAAAAGAATTACATTCGACAGCAAAATAATGGCAGGAAAAGCTTGCATTCGAGGGATGAGAATCCCTGTTTCTCTAATTGTAAATTTAGTTGCTAATGGTATGAGCAATGTAGAAATCCTTAAGGAATATCCGGATTTAGAGTTGTAG